Below is a genomic region from Tepidiforma bonchosmolovskayae.
ACTTGCCGAGCGCAGCGGAGCCGGCGGGCTCGGGCGGGCGGGCGCCGGGCAGGCGGAGGATGCCCTGTACGAGGAGCACGCCGGCGAGAATGACGCCGAGGCCGGCAACGAGGTTCCAGCTGATGGCCTCGCTGAGGAAGGCCCAGCCGAAGAGGACACCCCACGGCGGGATGAGGTAGGTCACGAGGGTGGAGCGGACGGCGCCGATCTGCTGGATGAGGCCCATGTAGGCGATCACGGCGAGGCCGGAGCCAAGGATGCCGAGGGCCGCGGCCGAGGCGAGGACATGTGGGGCCCAGTCGACGCCGGCGAAGGCGCCCGTCGCTGCTGCTGCAGGGAAGAGGACGGCTGCCGCAGCAGCCACCTGGCCGAAGGCGATGACGGCCGGCGAGAGGTGGCCGAGGGCGCGGCGGATGGCGATGGCGGACGCGGCGTAGCTGAGGGTAGAGGCGAGGACGAGGGCCACGCCGGCGGCATCGCTGGAGAGGTGCATAAGGGATGCCGGGCCGGCCAGGATGACGATGCCGGAGAAGCCGAGGACGAGGCCGACGCCCTTCGCGCGGTTGACGCGCTCCTCGCGGAGGAAGGCGACAGCGAGGACAGCGGCCCAGAGCGGGGCAGTGGAGTTGGCGATCGAGGCCATGCCGCTCGAAATGTGGTGCTCGGCGAGGGCGATGAGGGTCCAGGGGACGGCGAAGTTGGTGATGCCGAGCGCGGCAAGGAGCGCGGCATCGCGCGGGGCGGGCCGCGCCCGGCGCACGGCAGCGGCCGCAAAGGGGGCGAGCGCGGCAGCGCCGAGGAGGGTCCGGACGCTGGCGACGCCGAGCGGATCGAGGCCGGCATCGAGCTGGACCTTGATGAACAGGAAGGAGGCGCCCCAGACGACGGAGAGGACGAACAGGGTGAGGATGTGGCGGTTAGTCATACGCGGAACGGGGTGGATCCAGCGTAGAGTGCCGGAGCGGCGCGGGACAGGGCCGCGTTCAGGCGAGGTTCCGCTGCAGGTGGTCGGTTTCGCGGAGGAGCTCGAGCCAGTCGGCCGGGGCGAGGGGCGGGCCGGTGAACCCGGGACAGCCGTCGTGGCCAAGGAGGAGGGGAACGACCGGCCCCGCGACGGCGGCAGCGGCGAGCGGGGGCGGGGCTTCGTACACGGGGCGCTCCGTTGCGCTGTTCCAGTAGATGACGAAGTGGGGGTAGAGGCGGCAGGCGGTGGGGCGTGCCTCGTAGACGCCGCAGTGGTGCGCGGGCTGGAGAAAGCGGCAGCGGCCCTCGTCGCGGGCGAGGAGGTAGGGCTGGGCGAGCGGGAGGCGGACCGGCTGGCCCTCTTCGAGCTCGAGGAACTGGACGGGCTGGAGGCCGGTGGTGCGGGCGAAGTGGTCGACGTCGCGGTCGTGCATGGCGACGGAAAAGACACGGCAGCAGGCGGCCTCGCAGGCGTCAGTCTTGCAGATAAAGGCGGGCGAACCGGGCAGGATGAGGTGGTAGGCCCGGAATCGGGGGGCGGCAGCCTGCCAGGCGGCGCGCATGCGGGATGCGAGGGCGGCGGGGTCGATGTCCGGGGCGGGCACGGATCGATGGTACGCCGGGCGGGAGCATGGCGCGGGGGTTTGCCCGTGGGGGCGCGCGGCCGTATCCTTTCCGCTTCGCCGGGCGGGTAGAAAGCGACGGAAGATGACGAACGAGACAACGCACGACGAGATGACGCCCGAGGAACGGGCGAAGCTGAAGAAGCAGCTGACAGACCAGGCGGTGAAGCTTGCAGTGAACGGCCGATGGCAGGAGGCCGTGCAGGTGAACCGGGAGTACATCCGGCTCTTCCCGAACGAGGCGGAGGGGTACAACCGCCTCGGCAAGGCGCTGAGCGAGCTGGGACAGGTGCAGGACGCGCTGGATGCGTACCAGAAGGCGCTGGACCTCGATTCCACCAACCTGATCGCCAAGCGGAACATCGACCGGCTGTCCGCGCTGCGGGACCGGCCGGTGGATGCACCGCCGACGCAGGTGGACACGCGGCTGTTCGTCGAAGAGACGGGGAGCGCGGCGGTCGCTTCGCTGCAGGCGGTGGACCCGAAGGTGGCTGCGGTGCTGGACGCGGGCGACATCGTGCAGCTGGAGGTGCAGGGGAACGCGGTGAACGTGCTGACCGTGCGCGGCGAGTACGTGGGGATGATCGAGCCGCGCATCGGGCTGCGCCTTGCGCGAATGATGAAGGCCGGGAACCGGTACAGCGCGGCGATGGTAAGCACCGGGGAGCACCCGAAGGTCATCCTGCGGGAGACGTTCAAGCACCCGTCGATGATTGACAAGGTGAGCTTCCCGCAGTCGCGCATTTCGGACATCCGGGCGTACACGCGGCGGGGGTTGCTGCGGCGGGACGAGGACGAGGAGTGGGGCTACGACGAGGACGAGGAGGTCGAAGACGAGGCGGAGACCGGCTGGAGCGAGACCGGCGAGGACCTCGAGACGACCCCGGACGTCGATGTCGAGAGCGACGACGAGGCGGAGTTCGAGTAAGCTGCCGGCGCGGGGCGGGTAGGTCGGCACGCAGCTGCGAGCATCGAAGGGAGCAAGCGCATGATTTCGAAGCAGGAACTTGCGGACGGCATCCGGTTTGCGGGGCGGCGTGCGGCAGCCGCTGCCGAGCGGACGAAGGACTGGGACTACCAGCTCGGCCACCAGTGGACGAGCGGCGACGCGTACCGGCACATCGCGGCGGTGTCGGGCGGGGCCCCAGG
It encodes:
- a CDS encoding YkgJ family cysteine cluster protein, yielding MPAPDIDPAALASRMRAAWQAAAPRFRAYHLILPGSPAFICKTDACEAACCRVFSVAMHDRDVDHFARTTGLQPVQFLELEEGQPVRLPLAQPYLLARDEGRCRFLQPAHHCGVYEARPTACRLYPHFVIYWNSATERPVYEAPPPLAAAAVAGPVVPLLLGHDGCPGFTGPPLAPADWLELLRETDHLQRNLA
- a CDS encoding tetratricopeptide repeat protein, encoding MTNETTHDEMTPEERAKLKKQLTDQAVKLAVNGRWQEAVQVNREYIRLFPNEAEGYNRLGKALSELGQVQDALDAYQKALDLDSTNLIAKRNIDRLSALRDRPVDAPPTQVDTRLFVEETGSAAVASLQAVDPKVAAVLDAGDIVQLEVQGNAVNVLTVRGEYVGMIEPRIGLRLARMMKAGNRYSAAMVSTGEHPKVILRETFKHPSMIDKVSFPQSRISDIRAYTRRGLLRRDEDEEWGYDEDEEVEDEAETGWSETGEDLETTPDVDVESDDEAEFE
- a CDS encoding DMT family transporter; this translates as MTNRHILTLFVLSVVWGASFLFIKVQLDAGLDPLGVASVRTLLGAAALAPFAAAAVRRARPAPRDAALLAALGITNFAVPWTLIALAEHHISSGMASIANSTAPLWAAVLAVAFLREERVNRAKGVGLVLGFSGIVILAGPASLMHLSSDAAGVALVLASTLSYAASAIAIRRALGHLSPAVIAFGQVAAAAAVLFPAAAATGAFAGVDWAPHVLASAAALGILGSGLAVIAYMGLIQQIGAVRSTLVTYLIPPWGVLFGWAFLSEAISWNLVAGLGVILAGVLLVQGILRLPGARPPEPAGSAALGK